In Pseudomonadales bacterium, the genomic window CAAATTCACAGCAGGAAATGATTGAGTATAAAGGTAAGCTATACCCGCGTTTTAGCGACGAGGGTGAGTTTAAGGGTTTATACCGCGGCCAGCCGCGCTATGCCTAAGACGTGATCTGAGCTTCGATCTCGATTTGGCAGTTTTTCCCTTATCGCTTGCTAATTATGATCCGTCTTGCTAGCACTTTTTACTACCCAGTTTTCTAGTCTAAGCTGCACACCTAGCTTTTGCTTCGCCAACAGGGCCAGTGGCAGCGAGTATACATCTCCTATTAACCAAGCTTTAGCACCATTATGGTGCTTTTTTTATTATGTAGCACCAAATTATCCCATTTTGCCATTATCGGCCTGCTCTTATACTTCAGCTACAATTATTGCTATAGTTCAGCTCGACAAACTTTCCTGCATAGCTTTGATAATTTCTACTAATACTTCACCATGTCAATAATCCATGCCGACCAATCATCACAGCTCGATCATCGCTTTTGTGTTGCCCCGATGATCGATTGGACCGACCGTCACTGCCGCTATTTTCATCGCTTGCTGAGTAAATCCGCTCGACTTTATACTGAGATGGTGACTACTGGTGCTATCTTGCATGGTGATGCTGAACGCTATCTTGAGACATCTAGCAACCAGCAGCCAGTGGCATTGCAGCTCGGCGGTTCTGACCCTCAAGCTTTAGCCGAGTCGATTCAGCTCGCCAATGCATTCGCATACGACGAATACAATTTGAATGTTGGCTGCCCTTCCGATCGTGTGCAATCCGGTCGTTTCGGCGCCTGTCTGATGGCAGAACCCAAGTTGGTGGCAGACTGCTTTCAAGCCATGCAGGAAAATAGCCATCAACGGCTTATAAGCATCAAGTGTCGCACCGGAATTGACCACAATGACTCTTTCGAGTTTTTGCTGCACTTTATTGAGACATTATATGCATCAGGCTGCCGCGTGTTTATTGTGCATGCCAGAAAAGCTTGGCTCAGTGGTTTGAGCCCGAAACAAAATCGCGAAATTCCACCGCTTGATTATACCCGCGTTCACAGACTTTGTGAGTATTTCCCCGATGCGCAATTTATTGTCAATGGCGGTATTGTTGATTTACAGCAAGCTGGTGAGCAGTTATCTGCCTGCCATGGCGTCATGATTGGCCGAGCTGCCTATCAACATCCTTGGTTATTACAGCAGGTTGACCATCAGCTATTTCAGCAGCATAAGCCATCTATTTCGCGTCATGATGTCATCCATGCCATGTTGCCGTATATCGAGCAGGAGCTGCAACGCGGCACACGTCTGCATCATATCACCCGACATATGCTGGGCTTATTTAATGGCATGAAAGGTGCTAAACAATATAGGCGCTTTCTCAGTGAAAACGCCAATCAGCCTGGTGCCAATGCGCAAACCTTGCTTGCTGCCAGCCATTTTGTCGATCATGAAAGCGGATTAATGCCTCAATCATGACCGAGCAATAATGTTTTGATACAACAATAAGGAAATATGGAAGTCTTATGACGGCGAATAGTTTAGAACAGTTACAACAATATACGACTATCGTCGCAGATACCGGTGATATTGAAGCGATTCATCAGTTTAAACCGATGGATGCCACCACCAACCCCTCTCTAATGCTCAAAGCCAGTGAACTTGAGGGTTATGATAAATATCTAGCAGAGGCAAAAAGCTTTGCCGATGGCGACCCCAGCCTTGCCTGTGATAAATTTGCCACCCTGATTGGCCGAGATATTCTCAGCAAAATTAGCGGTGTGGTATCAACCGAGATTGATGCTCGCTTAAGCTTTAACCAACAGGCAACCATTGAGCGCGGACGACGCATCATTGCGCTTTACAAGCAGCTGGGCATTGACTCGAGTCGAATTTTATTAAAAATCGCTGCCACCTGGGAAGGCATCCAAGCGGCCAAGGTATTGGAGCAAGAGGGACTGGCCTGCAATATCACTTTATTATTCTCGATGGCGCAGGCCCGCGCCGCGGCCGATGTGCAAGCTACTTTAATCTCACCTTTTGTCGGCCGCATTACCGATTGGTATAAAGCACAGCAAGGTGTTGAGCACTTTGCTGCAGATCAGGACCCTGGGGTGAAATCTGTGCGTGAAATCTATCAGTACTATAAAGGTGCTGGTTTTGACACGATCGTGATGGGTGCAAGCTTTCGGAATATTGAGCAAGTTAAGGCATTAGCAGGCTGTGATAAATTAACCATCAGCCCCTCCTTACTTGAGCAACTGAAACAAAGCGACGTCTATGTGCCCGAAAAACTGGGCAAGAATATTGCTTTCTGCGCTCAAGAGCCGATCAGTGAAGCTGAATTTCGTTTTGCCTTAGCAAATGACAATATGGCTAATGAAAAGCTCGCGCAAGGCATCCAAGCATTTGTAAAAGACCAACAGACACTGGAAGAAAAATTCAGTCGCTAAGCCGCGACTTGAAGCAGCAGCTGTTGCGCTTGATCAAAATTCATCATCGAGCCAGTTGTCATCATCAAGATCATCGCCAAAGCTATCTTCTATGAGTCCATCGCTAATCAGAAAATCGCGGTTTTGCAAAAACGCATCGCGGAGAAAAATATATCTGTCGCCGGTAATGAGCGTTTCAGCTGCAATCACATCCGCGCGTGAATCAATAAAATATAGCCCGATACGGCCATAGTTAACTAAAGAGTCATTATTCAAATTCACCAGTGGGTTAACATATAGATTGGGTATCAACCCGGCAGCATCTCTAACCGTTGAAGGCCCAAACAACGGTAGCACCAGATAGGGGCCGGCATCGACACCCCAAACCGCGAAAGTTTGACCAAAGTCTTCCTCATCGGCATAGATACCTAACTCAGAAGCCACATCAAACAGGCCAAAGAAACCCAGCGTAGAATTGATCGCGAAACGCGCAAAACTCAGCGATAGATTTTTAGGCTTGGCTTGCAGACCAGAATTCAGCATGGTGTTAACTTCGAAGGTATTGGCAAAGGCATTGCTTAAGCCATTATTAAGCGGTGTTGGCAATAACCAGTTATAGCCAACTGCCACCGGCCTTAATAAATATTGATCAGCCGCTTCATTAAACGCAAACACCGAGCGATTAAAGCCTTGCCAGGGATCTGGCTCAGAATTTTTGCTATCGCTGCACACCTGTGGGCTAAGCCCTAATAGAATAAACCACAGGATTAATTGAAAATTCAGATTCACGATTTATTTCCCAATACGGGCTTTGATGAACAAGGTTTTAATCAACACAGTTATAGATGCGCAGCAATCTTAGCCGCAGCCGCTGCCAAGTCATCCGACTCAGCAAACGCCAAATTTTGAAAACTGATATCCTCAAGACGGTTTATCGGAATTAAATGAATATGGGTATGCGGCACTTCTAAACCAGCAATCACAAGACTGACCCGCAAACAAGGATAGGCCTGCTTTATCGCCTTTGTCACGCGCTGCGATAGCTGCATAAGGTGAGCCGCCACATCGCCAGGCAAATCATCAAAATGATCAATTTCTTGGCGCGGAATCACCAGCACATGACCTGGCTGCACCGGTTGAATTGTCATAATCGCAATAGCTATCTCATCTTGATAGACAAAATGCCCTGGCAACTGACCCTGCATAATTTGACTAAATACTGATGACATCTGTTGATTCCTTATCGTTTATGGGCTGTTGTAAAAACAGCGCCAATCGAGGTGCTAACCATTTACGGCAGAGTGCCTGAAATGTCTTAAATCCGTCGACCTGAAGCTGTGCATAATAGTCGCTGGCCGCATGATTACCAATAAATATTTGCTGCAGAATCTGCTCCAGTTGAAGATTAGCTAACGGTGCATTGCTGAGCTCGCCTGAGGGCTGCGCGACTGATGGAGGTAATGGGTGCCGGCACCAACTGAGTAATGCACTCGTGAAGGCAGCCCGCACCTGAAACAACGTGGCTTGTTGCTGCAAAAACCGCTGCAGCTGATGAATCTCGGCTTTGCATAAATCAAAGCCCTCGGCTGCTGTAAACTCAAGTTGCTGACCTAGCTGGGCGAATACCGCAGGCGTTAAATCAGATTGATAACGCATTCGCAGCCAAAGTGCTTTGCGTAAAGCTTGACGGTGTTGCTGCCATAATGCAGCTAGGTTTGCTTGCTGCAAACTATCAGTTGCTACTACTAACACAGTGAATGCACCGCTATTAGACTCTTTTTTACTGCCTAATTGGCAGACCTGATAACCGCAAGATTGCCAAAACTGCAATACTGCAGGATCATAGGCAAAGCTAGCACCGAGCACGCCCTGTGGCGTTAGATTGGCTTTTAAAAAGCCCAGCATTGCCTGACCAAGCCCTTGCCGTCGATAAGCTGATAATGTGGCAATACGCATCACCCGCCAAAAGCGCAGTGATAACCATTGATAATCGCTGAACATTGCTAGTTGCTGCGGCAGCAAATGCCCACGAAATCGGCGCGGCTGTGCAACAAAACTGTCTATTGCATGCTGAGGAAAACACCCTTCGGCCATCACTACGGCTGCCGCAACAATCGTTTCGGCCTGCAGACAATCATGGTAGGCAACAAAAATTTTAAGCTGGCTATCGTCAAGCATCAGCCGCACATCATCAGCCGAGGTTTGATAGTGGGCTTCGAGTAAAACGGCAAACACGGCCGCAAACAGACTCTCATCCTGAGACAGCTGTGATTGCGATAACTGGATAAACTTTGGCTGCTGGCACTGTTGCAGTCGCGGCAGGGTCTCAGGCAGCTTTAACAAGCAAAGTTGGTTGATCCAACGCTCCAGCGCATCATCCGCGCGATATCGAAACGCATATGACATATTCAGCTTGAGCAGACGATTAGCATAGCGCTGTGCGAGCTGCTGCTCGAATTTAATCGCAAAGCCGCGACCATGCCCCTCATAACCTGCGACAGTGGTAGCAAAAATAATGTGTTTTGCAGCATTGCTTAATAAGTCTAAACACTGCAGTGCGATGCTGGCTGCCTCATCAATAATCAGGAAGTCAAAGCCCGCTTGTGACCCTTGATCAAGCGCCATAATGCATTGATCAATGGGTAAAAAAGCCTGCTCACAAATGTTTATATGCTGAGAATCGCAGTGCCTAAACACGCTCTGTAAGGCACTCTGATGTTGCGCCGTGATGATAATTTTAGCGCCGGGATGTTGCCTATGCAGCGCACTAAACAGCATACCCAGTAATGCCGACTTACCACGTCCCCTGTCACCTAGTATCACACTGGCAGAGGCTATTGTGGCGTCATCAAGGTGCTCTAACAGTGCATCTAAGCTGGCTGCTTGCTGTGTCGAAGCTGCAGCAGTATCAAGCGATGTTGCGAAGCTGCCGCAAAAGTCCACAGGCACATCGCTAAGATGCGAGAGATAAAAATACTGATCCAGCAAAGCTGCAAAACTTTCAATAATACGCTGGGTGAAGCGCGGTACCGAAATTGCTGTCGATAAATCAAAGCCCGATGTTAGTTTGTAGGTATCAGGGTCGGGAAATTGCGGCCAACTGCTGTCGTCTGGCGTCAGTATGACTAATAGACCGCCTTGCTGAACCGTGCCAGTCAGCATGGCCAGTATATTAGGGTTCAAACCCTGAAACGCATTGAATAGCACGACACGAGCGTCTTGACCAAGGAAGCGCCGCGACTGATTGATCGTATGTGCCGGTACAGCAGTAAACAAACTATCGCTGTAACTAAGTCCCTGTAGTAGCAAGCCGCCAGGCTGTTTATCGGGTTTTAAGGCGTAAAACTGCTGTAGCGTCGGCCATAGGGATTGCCATAGCGCAATCGCTGCAGATTCGCTCGCCGCAGCAATGCGCAAAATGCCTCGCTGCTGCTGCTGAGATAATCTAGCTAAGCTATCGGGTTTTAAGTTGGCCATAAATCCTTGCGTATTAAATTATAAACGAATGCGCCAGCGCGCAGCTCCCGCTAAACTGTTGGCATAGCTATCTGCGCTGCGTCGATTACGCTATGATAAGTGAATCGATTCAGAACCTCAGCGAAAACCTATGAACTTTCAACGCATATCTGTTACCCAAGCCCAGGCTATCATTGCCGATGGCCCATGCACCATAGCTGACATTCGTGACGCACAGTCATACGCGAATGGGCATATGCCAAATGCTATTGCATTAAATAACGATAACCTAGCCGAGTTTGTCGCACAGCAAGAGAAGCAAATACCGCTTATTGTCTGTTGCTATCACGGTAATTCTAGCCAACAAGCGGCTGGGTATTTGGCTGAACAAGGCTTTGCCGATTGTTATAGCCTCGACGGTGGTTATGAAGCTTGGCAGCTAGCGTTTGAAAAATAGCTGGCGTTTTCGATTTTAACATAGCCGGCATCAGGCATAAAAAAACCGGCACTGAAACCAGTGCCGGCGAAAAAATACGCGTTTATCCTAACGCGCGGAATATACTAGGGGAGTATATTCCTTACCACTATCAATAGGTAAGAGTGGTATGCGCGCAAATAGTTCAATCAACACTTCAAATTTTTTAGCGTTGTTTATTTTAAGCATTATCGACCAATAGCATCTCAGCACATTTTTCGCCAATCATCATCGACGGAGCATTGGTGTTGCCCGACACTACCGATGGGATAATCGAGGCATCAGCAACACGAAGATTTTTCAGCCCGCGCACGCGCAAGCGCTCGTCCACTACCGCCATCTCATCCTGACCCATCTTACAGGTGCCCACAGGGTGATAAACTGTTTCCGTATTGTTCGCAATCGCAGCAAGAATCTCTGCATCGGTTTGCACATGTTTGCCCGGCGCAACCTCTTCGTCAATCATACCGCCCCAAGCACTTGAAGCTGCAATACGGCGCAGTGCTTTAAATGCATCTATCATCACTTGCTGATCACGCTCGTCGCTCATAAAGCCAAAATCGACTTCTGGGTTAGAACTTGGGTCATTGTCCACCGCTTTCACCGTGCCATGCGAGTATGGGCGCAGATTACAGGCGTGCATAGTAACTCCATGCTCGGGCGGTAAAGGCTCGGTTAATCCGGTCATATTACAGGGGACAAAGTGCAACTGAATATCGGGATGCTCAACCTCTGGCTGCGATTTAATAAAACCACCCGCTTCAATATTGTTGCAGGCAGCGATACCGCGTTTGTGTACAAAATAATCCCAAGCCACTTTTAAATTGTGTGGGAATTTGTCTTGACCGTTCATACTTAACGGCTGTTTGATGGTATAGCGAAAAATCCAATCCAAATGATCTTGTAAGTTTTTACCCACGCCTGGTAAATTATGACTGCTCTTTATGCCTGCTGCTGCAAGTTCTTGACTATCGCCAATGCCTGACAACTGCAAAATATGCGGCGATTTGATCGCGCCAGCACTGATCACAATTTCTTTGGTTGCGCGAACCGTTAATCGTTTATTTTTACGGCGATACTCAACTGCTACCGCAGTATCGTCATCCATCACCACTTTAGTCACCAAGGCATCGCAAATAACGGTTAAGTTCTCACGCTGCATGGCTGGGCGTAAAAATGCTGACGCACTGCTCCAGCGCTTGCCGTCTTTGATTGTGCAGTGAAAACGACCAATGCCCTCTTGTTGCGCACCATTAAAGTCGTCATTCGCAGGATAACCTGCCTCAACGCCGGCATTCACAAATAAATCAAATAATGGATTATCACTAGGCGCTTCACTTACATACAGCTCGCCTCCGGCACCGTGAAATTCATTTGCGCCGCGATTGAAGTCTTCAGCACGCTTAAATAATGGCAAAACTTCTTGATAAGACCAGCCTGAATTACCCGCCTCACTCCAGCGATCATAGTCGCGAGCATGGCCGCGAATGTATACCATACCGTTAGATGAACTTGAACCACCCAAGGTTTTACCTCTGGGAATCTCGTAACGTGCATTACCCGCTTGTTTTTGAGCAGTAGAGACGAACTTCCAATTGAGCTTGTCAGACTTAAGCACTTCGGCACAGCCACCCGGCATATGAATCATGGGGTTGCTGTCTTTAGGGCCAGCCTCAAGCAACAAAACTTGGTGTTTAGGGTCTTTTGAAAGACGATTAGCGAGGACACAGCCTGCACTACCACCACCGACAATAATGTAATCGTACATGATTAAACTCTTAAGATTATTATTGAGATAAGGTGCGATATTAAAGCACAGCCTCTAGCAATTGATAAGCCTAAAGCCCTGATTCTAAACGCTCGGTAATCACAAAAAAACGGAACGATGCTTGCATGAAAAAACTTGACAAGCTATGCCCAGATCGATAACTTCAAATCAACCGTTTGGAGTCGGTTTAGCATAATAATAATCACAAAACTGTCACAGACAGTGAATAAACTGTTTACAGTTTTTTTGTTAACAGCAGAAGGAATTGAAATTTATGTCGCATTCAGCCCACAGCAGCCATACTCACTCAATTGATGATCGCAAAAAAGACCGCGACGATATTGCCAGTAAAATTGAAGAGTTTTTAAACAATGGTGGCGAAATCACCAAATGCACGTCCGCATTTGATGCGCAGCAAGATCCCAAATGCCGACTGGGTCACGAAATGAGCTTTTTTGTCTAATTAATCTTAGCGATGCCAGCCAATATCCAAATAGACGATCGCAACAACGTCTTTTTGGATAAGCCTGCAAGAACTCGCATGTAGTAATAACTAGATAGCAAAACCCAAGCTGAGATATTTATAAAGTTACAGTTATTGGGATAGCTAGATAGGTTGGCGAAAAGTCATATAACTCAAGGCGCGATGAGACACTCATATTGCGCCTCAACTCAACTGCGCTTTAAATCAACTGCGCATTAAATCAATTGCGCATTAAATCAACAATGCTTCAAACATAAGACGCTTCAAAACTGTCGACGCAGCATTACAGTATGTTTTACTTGCTATAAGCCCAAGCTTAGTTAGAGCTTGGGCATTGCTGAGCTTTTTGCTAGCGTGAATATTCGTACAGTGATGATACATACAGTTGAGCAGTAGGCTGTCAGCTGACTTGCCAAAAATTATCTGTACTTGGCCGTATTTTGATTCTTATACCTAGGCATCTCAATCTTTGTGGTATCTAGCTTTGTATGACGATATCTGAAAGATCTACTTTTTTCATGACCTTGCCTGTCTCAAAGCTTTTTTCAGGCTCTACTCCCGCAAAAGTGATATGCTCAATAGTCATCTAGCCAGGTCTGAACTTACGCCAACCGCAATGACGCCGTAGACTCTTTTTTCTCAACTGTGTTTTTCTCAACTATGTTTTTCTCAACTATGCTAAGCAAACGTTTTTCAACACTCTCTTACAACGGCTATGTACTTCTTAGCCTATTACTGATGGCATACATCTTGTCATTCATCGATCGCAATATTATGGCTATTCTGGTCGGTCCTATTCGTGAAGAATTTCAAATCAACGATTTTCAGTATGGCGTGCTTAATGGTGTCGCCTTTTCTCTGCTCTATACTTTTTTAGGCATTCCCATTGGCATCTTAGCCGACCGCAGTAATCGTAAAAATATTATTGCAGTAGGCACAGCTTTTTGGTCCATCATGACTTTTGTTTGTGGCTTAGCGAGTGGCTTTTTCTCCTTATTTGCAGCCCGCATGGGGGTTGGCGTCGGTGAGGCCGCTCTATCACCGCCGGCGCACTCCTTGTTAAGCGACTATTTCAGCCCGCAAAAACTGCCAACTATTATGTCTATTTTTACACTCGGCATACCGGTGGGCATTGGTATTTCTTACTCACTCGGTGGCTGGGTGTATAGTTGGCTGGTCGAGCTAGACCAGCTCTCTTTGCCGTTTATTGGTGCACTGGCACCCTGGCAAGCCACGTTTATGATTGTTGGCTTACCGGGTTTGCTGCTGGCAGCGGCTATTTATGCGATGCAAGAGCCTAAACGACAGGGCTTAGCCAAGCCATTGTCAACTGAACCATCAGATCACATGCAAACCATGCAGCTAGGACAAATGCTTGCTTATCTCGGTCAGCACCGGCGTGTATACCTGAACATTTTTATAACAATTGGCCTGCTAGCAATCGTCGGCTATGGTTTTATGATGTGGTTTGTTGAACATATGAGCCGCCGTTTTTCAGTACCGGCATACGAATTAGCTAAACCTTTTGGCATGCTGTATTTGCTGGCTGGCTCATGTGGCACTCTGTTTGGTGCATTTTTTGCGTCTTGGTTAGTCAAGCGTGGTTATCAAGATGCTAGCCTGCGAGTGCTGTGGATAGTAAGCATCGCCTGGGTTCTGCCTGCTGGTTTTGCGCCTCT contains:
- the dusA gene encoding tRNA dihydrouridine(20/20a) synthase DusA, giving the protein MSIIHADQSSQLDHRFCVAPMIDWTDRHCRYFHRLLSKSARLYTEMVTTGAILHGDAERYLETSSNQQPVALQLGGSDPQALAESIQLANAFAYDEYNLNVGCPSDRVQSGRFGACLMAEPKLVADCFQAMQENSHQRLISIKCRTGIDHNDSFEFLLHFIETLYASGCRVFIVHARKAWLSGLSPKQNREIPPLDYTRVHRLCEYFPDAQFIVNGGIVDLQQAGEQLSACHGVMIGRAAYQHPWLLQQVDHQLFQQHKPSISRHDVIHAMLPYIEQELQRGTRLHHITRHMLGLFNGMKGAKQYRRFLSENANQPGANAQTLLAASHFVDHESGLMPQS
- the tal gene encoding transaldolase encodes the protein MTANSLEQLQQYTTIVADTGDIEAIHQFKPMDATTNPSLMLKASELEGYDKYLAEAKSFADGDPSLACDKFATLIGRDILSKISGVVSTEIDARLSFNQQATIERGRRIIALYKQLGIDSSRILLKIAATWEGIQAAKVLEQEGLACNITLLFSMAQARAAADVQATLISPFVGRITDWYKAQQGVEHFAADQDPGVKSVREIYQYYKGAGFDTIVMGASFRNIEQVKALAGCDKLTISPSLLEQLKQSDVYVPEKLGKNIAFCAQEPISEAEFRFALANDNMANEKLAQGIQAFVKDQQTLEEKFSR
- a CDS encoding VacJ family lipoprotein produces the protein MNLNFQLILWFILLGLSPQVCSDSKNSEPDPWQGFNRSVFAFNEAADQYLLRPVAVGYNWLLPTPLNNGLSNAFANTFEVNTMLNSGLQAKPKNLSLSFARFAINSTLGFFGLFDVASELGIYADEEDFGQTFAVWGVDAGPYLVLPLFGPSTVRDAAGLIPNLYVNPLVNLNNDSLVNYGRIGLYFIDSRADVIAAETLITGDRYIFLRDAFLQNRDFLISDGLIEDSFGDDLDDDNWLDDEF
- a CDS encoding HIT family protein, with the protein product MSSVFSQIMQGQLPGHFVYQDEIAIAIMTIQPVQPGHVLVIPRQEIDHFDDLPGDVAAHLMQLSQRVTKAIKQAYPCLRVSLVIAGLEVPHTHIHLIPINRLEDISFQNLAFAESDDLAAAAAKIAAHL
- a CDS encoding tRNA(Met) cytidine acetyltransferase; this encodes MANLKPDSLARLSQQQQRGILRIAAASESAAIALWQSLWPTLQQFYALKPDKQPGGLLLQGLSYSDSLFTAVPAHTINQSRRFLGQDARVVLFNAFQGLNPNILAMLTGTVQQGGLLVILTPDDSSWPQFPDPDTYKLTSGFDLSTAISVPRFTQRIIESFAALLDQYFYLSHLSDVPVDFCGSFATSLDTAAASTQQAASLDALLEHLDDATIASASVILGDRGRGKSALLGMLFSALHRQHPGAKIIITAQHQSALQSVFRHCDSQHINICEQAFLPIDQCIMALDQGSQAGFDFLIIDEAASIALQCLDLLSNAAKHIIFATTVAGYEGHGRGFAIKFEQQLAQRYANRLLKLNMSYAFRYRADDALERWINQLCLLKLPETLPRLQQCQQPKFIQLSQSQLSQDESLFAAVFAVLLEAHYQTSADDVRLMLDDSQLKIFVAYHDCLQAETIVAAAVVMAEGCFPQHAIDSFVAQPRRFRGHLLPQQLAMFSDYQWLSLRFWRVMRIATLSAYRRQGLGQAMLGFLKANLTPQGVLGASFAYDPAVLQFWQSCGYQVCQLGSKKESNSGAFTVLVVATDSLQQANLAALWQQHRQALRKALWLRMRYQSDLTPAVFAQLGQQLEFTAAEGFDLCKAEIHQLQRFLQQQATLFQVRAAFTSALLSWCRHPLPPSVAQPSGELSNAPLANLQLEQILQQIFIGNHAASDYYAQLQVDGFKTFQALCRKWLAPRLALFLQQPINDKESTDVISI
- the glpE gene encoding thiosulfate sulfurtransferase GlpE produces the protein MNFQRISVTQAQAIIADGPCTIADIRDAQSYANGHMPNAIALNNDNLAEFVAQQEKQIPLIVCCYHGNSSQQAAGYLAEQGFADCYSLDGGYEAWQLAFEK
- a CDS encoding choline dehydrogenase, translated to MYDYIIVGGGSAGCVLANRLSKDPKHQVLLLEAGPKDSNPMIHMPGGCAEVLKSDKLNWKFVSTAQKQAGNARYEIPRGKTLGGSSSSNGMVYIRGHARDYDRWSEAGNSGWSYQEVLPLFKRAEDFNRGANEFHGAGGELYVSEAPSDNPLFDLFVNAGVEAGYPANDDFNGAQQEGIGRFHCTIKDGKRWSSASAFLRPAMQRENLTVICDALVTKVVMDDDTAVAVEYRRKNKRLTVRATKEIVISAGAIKSPHILQLSGIGDSQELAAAGIKSSHNLPGVGKNLQDHLDWIFRYTIKQPLSMNGQDKFPHNLKVAWDYFVHKRGIAACNNIEAGGFIKSQPEVEHPDIQLHFVPCNMTGLTEPLPPEHGVTMHACNLRPYSHGTVKAVDNDPSSNPEVDFGFMSDERDQQVMIDAFKALRRIAASSAWGGMIDEEVAPGKHVQTDAEILAAIANNTETVYHPVGTCKMGQDEMAVVDERLRVRGLKNLRVADASIIPSVVSGNTNAPSMMIGEKCAEMLLVDNA
- a CDS encoding MFS transporter, with translation MSFIDRNIMAILVGPIREEFQINDFQYGVLNGVAFSLLYTFLGIPIGILADRSNRKNIIAVGTAFWSIMTFVCGLASGFFSLFAARMGVGVGEAALSPPAHSLLSDYFSPQKLPTIMSIFTLGIPVGIGISYSLGGWVYSWLVELDQLSLPFIGALAPWQATFMIVGLPGLLLAAAIYAMQEPKRQGLAKPLSTEPSDHMQTMQLGQMLAYLGQHRRVYLNIFITIGLLAIVGYGFMMWFVEHMSRRFSVPAYELAKPFGMLYLLAGSCGTLFGAFFASWLVKRGYQDASLRVLWIVSIAWVLPAGFAPLADQLWLAQLLAIPCVFLLNAYFGVSIAALHIISPNQMRAQVSAVLLFMGNVFGLVFGPMLIGWLADYVFSAYAASALGLALAACGFVCCSLAAVLSGFSLRPYAALAASLNPQHEPPIHAEKA